CGCAACAGAACTCTGTAAGTTGCTTCAGTCAAAtagctatctatctgtctatctatctatttagcatatcactgcagtgatgtggtcgctctgacagctccagccatcagtttcgagggaagaattacagtagtggtttcctgttaccttctactggattattaaaattgaggttttctcctctcaaccgttCACACACACCtaggcaatttagagtcgccagttaacctaaccgcatgtctttgaactgtgggggaaaccggagcacccggaggaaacccacgcagacacagggagaacatgcaaactccgcacagagagcaccacgtcagctgtgaggtttgaatccggaaccttcttgctgtgagttgacagcgctaaccactacaccaccacgccgccaGTCTAATAGCTGCATTATCAATTCCACCCTCCAATCACTGTCAAAGTAAATTCAAATGTGCGCTTTCTCAGAAcaaaatggacaaaaaaaaaagagagtgcTTTTCTTACAATTTCTTTTCCCCACTGCTGGGCAAAAATGCCTTTGCTAAGTTCTTCTTTGCCTGCTGAATCTGGTACTGCCTTTGGATTTTGAGGACGTCGGTTATTGCCTCGTTCTCAAAGATCCGCTTGAACTGAGTGTCAAAGTAGCCAGCCTGGAGTGCTGATTTCTTCTTCGGCCCACTGACCAACATCTGCTTGTTTTTATAAGCAGCTTCATTAAATGGACCTTTCAAGAAAAGTACATAAGAggaataccacacacacacacacacacacacacagggttcattatctcattatctctagccgctttatcctgttctacagggttgcaggcaagctggagcctatcccagctgactacgggcgaaaggcggggtacaccctggacaagtcgccaggtcatcacagggctgacacatagacacagacaaccattcacattcacacctatggtcaatttagagtcaccagttaacctaacctgcatgtctttggactgtgggggaaaccggagcacccggaggaaacccacgcggacacggggagaacatgcaaactccgcacagaaaggccctcgccggccacggggctcgaacccggaccttcttgctgtgaggcgacagcgctaaccactacaccaccgtgccgcccacacagggTTCCTCTTATAAAAACTATCAAACAAAATTGAAATTCAGGTTTAATATTATTAGAAATATCACCATGCACTGTCAGAAATAAAGGTACAACAGGAGTCCAGTTCTGTCccacaaggtacaatctacactaatgtagaagaagaaacctttatttgccacatgcacacttcaagcacagtgagattcatcctctgcatttaacccatctgaagcagtgaacacacacacacacacacacagagcagttggcagccgtactacagcgcccggggagcagttaagggttagataccctgctcaagggcacttcagcccaaggccgccttgtgttaacctaactgcatgtctttggactgtggaggaaaccggagcacctggaggaaacccacgcagacacggggagaacatgcaaactccacacagaaaggccctcgccggccgctcggctcgaacccaggaccttcttgctgtgaggcgacagtgctaaccactacaccaccgtgccgtcctagggctcattattggacttcaaggtaaccatgtgtacctttttagggtcaaaacggTATATACATGATGTTCTCgatcagtatataaatggtacaaataagtaccttcaaGCGTCCTGCCCCAGCGACAAGcctttgtacccctaaaggtacaataacttactttgttttctgtgtgtgaaatcATATCTACTGTAATTCCAGCACCAGCAACACTGATCAGCATGCGACTCTCTTACAGTGGGATttactgtaataatatttagACCTACGATAAATAAAGGGTCTGTAGTTGTCCCCTATGGAGATGTAGCCCATTTCCTTGAAGAGCCCAACTCGCTCCAGGTCAGACTTTGTATCAGGCATATTTTCAAACTCCTGCAAGAAGAGCTAATTATTAAAACAGAGTAattaaagcttaaaaaaaaaaatactccagTTACACATTCAATAAATTTGTCATTCATACTTATTCGAAAACAAATTatttcaaaataaattaaaattcaaGCATTAATTAAAAAAGCATTAAAGGAATAATTAATTAGTTAACAACTTACCTTTAATATCCACGAATCAGATAACTTGTTGATGGTCTGGGTTAAGTTGTAGCTTGTGTGTTTCCGTGCTTGTTGAGGTATTTGTGTACGCTTGTCTCCTTGGTACCGGCTGTAAGCTAACCATCACTCAGCTGAGCTGTCAGCTAGTCtccttaccacacacacacacacacacacacacagcagccggACACAGTTATTACTAGCAATGTGCTTAAAGGTGCTTTAGTGTAGCAGAGGACATTAAACACGACTACAAGGCTTTTAAACACTTGGTCTAGTAATTCAGTGGGGCTGGGAGGGATTCTGGGTCTTGTACTGACACAGGACATTAAAACCACCATCAGGTGCCACTTATCACTAGTGTACAGTAAACTATAGCCCTACGGTCCAGTTCTTTATAAAGTAAGTCATCACACTTCAAACCTGGATATTTTGGATACTGAACTTTCTTCAAACTTTATTGAAAATATGCAAAGGGGAACTGATCATAAACAAATGTATAACGTTAACATTAACATTTCACATGGAGTGGAACAGTAAGGATGAGATCAGACTTCCTCTTGGTCTAACAGCTCTGATCAGCCGAACTCACACCCTTCAGGTCATCCAAGGTGACAACGAACACCTGAGAAGAGAGAACACGTGACAACCGCATTCACTAAACTAACTGCGTTCAGATGACAGGATTTGTGAATTTTATTTACGTTTTGATGTTGCGGGTCCTGATAGTCGCAGATTTCCTCCGGGAAGGCAGCGCGGATCAGCTTCTTCACTTCACCTGGATAAACGTACGTAGGTTTGTGGAGTTTATCGCATCCAACCCCGTGATGCAGCTGACAGCGGGACGGACACAAGTTTATTTAAGACGAGTGTTAGGAGATCGGGCCTACATCCAGAGGCACAGGAAATGTTTACTGACAGTCCCAAAGACTTATTCAATAGGCCTAGGTAAGGGATAATGTAGTTTAAAGTGAGCGGGTCATGATCGTGAGATAAACCCTCAGAGTGGGTGATACAGGAACACGACTCAtcctgaaggggtttatttcaTATTAATGATCAGTTCGCTGGACATTACACCGCTACTCACtaaaatcaataatttgacacaaaatattaattttaaatgtttgtcattgatttaaaaatgacatgagctaattttgtccctaatctatccccaatgatgaagcctgtggcgaaggtggcaaggaaaaactccctcaaacgacatgaggaagaaacctcgagaggaaccagactcaaaaaggaacccatcctcatttgggcaacaacagacagcatgactataacattaacagttttaacatgaagacagttttgttgatgatGTAACTGGCACATAGCAACGGTGTGTTATACAGAAATAACGGACGGTAGAATGCCGTAATTGACCGAGCAGAATCGAGTATTCAGATGAGCAGTGTAATAAATGTGCTGTAATGATGTTTAGGAGCTACTGCAGAACAGCGCACCCAAGTGAGATCTCGTTTTCCAATCTCCATTTTAAACAAGACTTCCTGTCATCTCGCGTCACATGACCGGGAAAAACGGTTTTTAACCCTACCCTAATTCGGTATATTTGTGTACTTCACCCATTTCTATTTCAACCTTAGTAACGGAGCCTGTCTGAGATCTAATACTAAATATGATATAGATTGCTCCATCGAGACTTATAAGAAAGTGACACAGAACATTCCAATAGCCcttattcaatcaataaaaaataatatatgaAACATACCGACACCGAGATTGCGCAATATTAAAATTGATGATGTGGACCTGGTGAACGAAAAGTGCAACACTAAGTTTTTGAGAAAATATTTAGTTAACacaggcgacacggtggtgtagtggttagcgctgtcgcctcacagcaagaaggtcctgggttcgagccccggggccggcgagggcctttctgtgcggagtttgcatgttctccccgtgtccgcgtgggtttcctccgggtgctccggtttcccccacagtccaaagacatgcaggttaggttaactggtgactctaaattgagcgtaggtgtgaatgtgaatggttgtctgtgtctatgtgtcagccctgtgatgacctggcgacttgtccagggtgtaccccgcctttcgcccgtagtcagctgggataggctccagcttgcctgtgaccctgtagaacaggataaagcggctagagataatgagatgagatgagatttagttaACACTATTTCCAGGTATAACAAggagcaatctcatctcattatctctagccgctttatcctgttctacagggtcgcaggcaagctggagcctatcccagctgactacgggcgaaaggcggggtacaccctggacaagtcgccaggtcatcacagggctgacacacagacaaccattcacactcacattcacacctacggtcaatttagagtcaccagttaacctaacctgcatgtctttggactgtgggggaaaccggagcacccggaggaaacccacgcggacacggggagaacatgcaaactctgcacagaaaggccctcgccggccccggggctcgaacccaggaccttcttgctgtgaggcgacagcgctaaccactacaccaccgtgccgcccgtttctgaagagtaatagactgatattttgcacgattacacgaataatttgtttgccagtctaaaaaaattgactttttgttcttttttttgtattttgatttgtcgtttttgtttgatatttcaaaagtattgtatgaacatttttggcacaaaattgattccataccttgactgaccaatcagaattgagtaatttggccctatgtattataatcaGTTAAATTTGATATCACGCAGTGATTTTATTAAAACATATCCTCATCCTTCTTAGAATTTAGTTCCCAGCAACACCACTGGTTATAAGCTGTGCTGCTTTTCTCACTAATCTCCGCTGGATGAGTCGGTAGGTTTTCCTCCGCCTGGCCGAGTCACTCTTCAGCCTGGACGCGGCCTGCATTAAAGGCGCCACCCAGAGAGGAACACTGTGCAGCGAGCACACAAccaacacaccaaacacacacagcgTGGGGAGATCAGGTTTAATAGATCCCAAAGTCTTCACACAATTTAGATGCAACAGTTACTAAATTACATTTTGGACTCCCTTTCGGAACCGTGTGCGTGTTAAACTGAGCAAAACAACGTtcgctttcatttaaaaaaaaaaagtgattggtGACATGGTCATAGCATGACATTACCTGAAAGAAGAACACAGAGCAAAGTACATGTCCATCTTTCTAATATCAGCCACTGAGACAATATTAACAAACTAAAACCAAAAGCACCCTATACCAGAATGGCTGGTTACCTGAAAACAAATCTACAAAATAGACGTTTGTGCAGTGCGCATGCGTACACCAATAACGACAATgtcgcaaaaaaacaaacaaacgtaaAGCTACAATAAAAAGGCACAAATCTTAAaccacacaattaaaaaaaaataaatacatgggCTGTGTAAAAACTCTGCAGTTGAATAAAATTTTTATTACAAATTCCTGAGTTAATCCAACTTGAAGCTCTAATTGTTCAAAGTGTATTCAGCTATTTTTGAAGATAAATATGACTGAGCTAAACTAGATGATGATCCTACAATCCTATGAGAGGAACCTTGTCCAAGTGTCACTAAAACTACTCCTTTGGATTTGCTGGACAGCAGTGCTTGGTGCCAgaacagcatttttcttccttctCTGACCATTCCTTGTATCCTCCTGCATAGTTCCGtgcactagagagagagagagagagagagggaaataaTTCAGCTGAAAGTACATTTCCCAGTATGACCCCCATTTCTATACTCTTGATTGTATTAGCTgcaaacacaataacacatttaATCTTGATCATACTTCTTGAAGCCAAGGCTTCTGGCTTTCTCTGTAGCAAGTCCTCCACGATGTCCCATCTGGCAGTGAAACACCAGCTCACGGCTATCCAGCAGGGGCTTGGGGAAACCAAATTTCTCTTTAAAAGCATCTGCATCCAAAGAGAATTCTCTTTCCACGTCGTCCACTACAAGACACGATAAGAACAACAAGGACATGGTTTAGTCACGGGTTAATAACAGACACCCTATTCTATTGAAGGACAAGTCCAGCCTTGAATAGGTTTACAgtgaaatatttgtgatgtgcTTAGCTATTCTGGTACTAATGTTTTGGTTGATGCTGTATTTTCATTCATCTCTGAGAAGTTATTGGCATGACATCACAAGGGGACATTGATAATGATTATAATTATCTCAAAACAGAAGGGATAATGGTCAGGTTTGTTCCAAAAGGCAGAGCTTCTTTTCTCACTCTCAATTTTCCAGTGACAGTCAATGCCATATTAATGGAAATTTGATAGTACATGTTGAACGCAACGTTCCTGAACGCAATAGGAATGCTATAGTTGCCCTGAGTAATGGCAACTCAGTTCAGCATGGCTAGTTAGTGATCCATGTGATGACAAGAAAGTTGAAGCTTCAGAGTctgatcagttttttttttctcctttccccctgattttctcattaatttagtCTTGGCCAATCCCCACCCACCAGTCAGTTCTCCTCATCATAGAACAAAAACCAACAAGAaaacagtcatctatatcccccatcctatataccaagtttcaagatattatttgtcacatttttcaagttctgctgcaggaaaccaaccctactgtacctctttacactgacctcagcagcccatggcataagcccactggacctttggtcctggtgagctaaaaattaaaatttctcacatttcttagtatcaaaaggcacatatacattacttaatcaacacatataccaactttcaagaccacaccactcagttttcaagttctgctccggaaacaaaacctaccccaaagACGAACCTGAgagactgaaattgtttccatggaaacatgaaaaataaaaatttcttagtatgaaaaggcacgtctacagcaccttgttaacatgtataccaaggttCAAATCcgcatcatgaatagttttgtatatatgctccggaaacgaacattgctcttaaaaaccaagtcaaaatcttttttttttttttttaatgtaaaaatttgaaaaaaaacaaaaacaaaaaaaaacaaacaaacaaacaaaaaaaacccttttttttcaaaaatccaaattagcaaaaggcaccagttcacacgtTGGTTGATATATATGCaacgtttcatgaagatatcttcagtagcttTAAAG
The Neoarius graeffei isolate fNeoGra1 chromosome 8, fNeoGra1.pri, whole genome shotgun sequence genome window above contains:
- the tstd1 gene encoding thiosulfate:glutathione sulfurtransferase, which gives rise to MANPDKEISYSDLKSLKEKCKDLLIVDVRSKGEVDKGCIPGSVHIPVDDVEREFSLDADAFKEKFGFPKPLLDSRELVFHCQMGHRGGLATEKARSLGFKNARNYAGGYKEWSEKEEKCCSGTKHCCPANPKE